The Pleuronectes platessa chromosome 13, fPlePla1.1, whole genome shotgun sequence genome includes a window with the following:
- the LOC128454434 gene encoding uncharacterized protein LOC128454434: MLLLPAAALCCLCSALVATAAELTQDQLSLTATIGGEASFSCGGADQYDYIFWFQKKDTGTFRQILVLTRDGNVDNDYNHPQKNDFTAEIKQNSCELKIKKVEPSHAATYYCWNPQCVDFIFGSGTKLFVTDRPVVTPVVSVYPAASIAALDGKSSLLCVASNMVPPLVQFSWTRQREGGPLETLSSAHGEQLELRGAGRTAAIMVVDRHASYKYNYRCHVRHEGGAVEAPAEQVVCANPAPTPPAQTTPSQTPPSQTTPSQKPPSQTPPSQTTPSQKTPPQTTPSQTPPSQTTPSQKPPPQTTPSQTPPSQTTPSQKPPPQTTPSQKHPPQTTPSQKPPPQTTPSQTPPSQTTPSQKTPPQTTPSQTPPSQMTPSQKPPPQTTPSQTPPSQTPPSQTTPSQKTPPQTTPSQTPPSQMTPSQKPPPQTTPSQTPPAPTPPSQTTPSQTTPSQKTPSQTTPSQTPPAPTTPPQTTPAPTPPAQTPPSQTTPSQTTPSQKPPAPTPPSQTPPSQKTPPQTPPSQTPPSQTTPSQTTPSQTPPSQKPPAQTPPAAWARSQRQVKLLWLLYTLLMVKSLVYCGGLALIHILRNRERPAAAHQTTEFPAAASTSH, from the exons atgCTTCTCCTCCCAGCGGCTGCTCTGTGCTGCCTGTGTTCAG CACTGGTtgccacagcagcagagctgaCTCAGGACCAGTTGTCTTTGACCGCGACAATTGGTGGAGAGGCCTCGttcagctgtggaggagctgatcAGTATGACTACATATTCTGGTTTCAGAAGAAAGACACAGGAACGTTCAGACAGATTCTTGTTCTTACTAGAGATGGTAATGTTGATAATGATTACAATCATCCTCAGAAAAACGACTTCACAGCTGAGATTAAACAGAACAGCTGTGAGTTGAAGATAAAGAAAGTTGAACCCTCTCATGCTGCCACGTACTACTGCTGGAACCCACAGTG TGTGGATTTCATCTTCGGCTCAGGAACCAAATTGTTCGTCACTG ATCGGCCGGTGGTGACTCCGGTGGTGAGCGTGTACCCGGCAGCTTCCATAGCCGCCCTGGACGGGAAGAgctccctgctgtgtgtggCCTCCAACATGGTTCCTCCTCTGGTCCAGTTCTCCTGgacgagacagagggagggtggTCCTCTGGAGACGCTGTCCTCTGCTCATGGAGAGCAGCTGGAGCTCAGAGGGGCAGGACGCACCGCCGCCATCATGGTGGTCGACCGGCACGCTTCCTACAAATACAACTACCGCTGCCACGTCAGGCATGAGGGAGGCGCAGTGGAGGCCCCGGCAGAGCAAG TGGTTTGTGCTAATCCAGCACCGACGCCTCCAGCACAGACGACTCCATCACAGACGCCTCCATCACAGACGACTCCATCACAGAAGCCTCCATCACAGACGCCTCCATCACAGACGACTCCATCACAGAAGACTCCACCACAGACGACTCCATCACAGACGCCTCCATCACAGACGACTCCATCACAGAAGCCTCCACCACAGACGACTCCATCACAGACGCCTCCATCACAGACGACTCCATCACAGAAGCCTCCACCACAGACGACTCCATCACAGAAGCATCCACCACAGACGACTCCATCACAGAAGCCTCCACCACAGACGACTCCATCACAGACGCCTCCATCACAGACGACTCCATCACAGAAGACTCCACCACAGACGACTCCATCACAGACGCCTCCATCACAGATGACTCCATCACAGAAGCCTCCACCACAGACGACTCCATCACAGACGCCTCCATCACAGACGCCTCCATCACAGACGACTCCATCACAGAAGACTCCACCACAGACGACTCCATCACAGACGCCTCCATCACAGATGACTCCATCACAGAAGCCTCCACCACAGACGACTCCATCACAGACGCCTCCAGCACCGACGCCTCCATCACAGACGACTCCATCACAGACGACTCCATCACAGAAGACTCCATCACAGACGACTCCATCACAGACGCCTCCAGCACCGACGACTCCACCACAGACGACTCCAGCACCGACGCCTCCAGCACAGACGCCTCCATCACAGACGACTCCATCACAGACGACTCCATCACAGAAGCCTCCAGCACCGACGCCTCCATCACAGACGCCTCCATCACAGAAGACTCCACCACAGACGCCTCCATCACAGACGCCTCCATCACAGACGACTCCATCACAGACGACTCCATCACAGACGCCTCCATCACAGAAGCCTCCAGCACAGACGCCTCCGGCGGCCTGGGCCCGGTCTCAGCGGCAGGTGAAGCTGCTCTGGCTGCTCTACACGCTGCTGATGGTGAAGAGTCTGGTTTACTGCGGTGGACTCGCTCTGATCCACATCCTGAGGAACAGGGAGCGTCCAGCCGCTGCTCACCAGACCACGGagtttcctgcagcagcttcaacTTCTCACTGA